The DNA sequence CTGGCGCCGGAAAACAAACCGCTGGTGGTACGGACGATCATGAAACGGTTGAAGTTGAGCGATCCGGCCGACGCCGAAGAGGGCTACGACGGTTTGGCCAAAGCCACCGACTTGAAACCCTATCCGTCCATGGAAGGCATGCGCAACATGCAGCGCTTCATGAAGACGCAAAACCCGCAGGTGGCCAATATCAACCTGGAGAGCCTCGTCGATTCTCGATTAGTAAAGAAACTCGACGACAGCGGCTTCATCGACCAGATGCTAAAAACCTACGGCATCGCCAAATAAGCCGTCGCGGTGGGAAAATTACAGATACCCCTTCTCGCGATAATACTTCTCCGCCCCCGAATGGAGTGGGAAATCGAGCGGGCCGGATTCCGTATTCGAGCAAAGTTGTTTCATTGACGGCGTCTCCGTCGCGTCGTAGGGGATATCCTTGCGAATTTTTTCCAGCACGGCGGCGATGTGGTAGGCCAAATCGTCGGGAAAGTCTTTGTGCACGACGATGGGCCAGCCGCTGAAATCCACCACCGTCGTCGGCTCGTCGATGCCGTCGATGCGGCCATGATCCAAGCGCGCCCGTTGGAAACCATACTGTTCCAATTTTTTCAGCACCGGCTCGGAGTAGGACAAAAATTTCATACCGTGCGCCACGGCAACGTCGCCCCAGGAGTCCATGCCTTCGTCGATCACCATATCGAGCTTGCCGGAAATAATCCCTTCGCGCCGGTGCGGATTGCTCGGCCGCACGACCTCATCGACCTTGCCGCCCCATTTGATGAAATGGTTTTGCGTGATGCCGTGGCATTTGAGTAAATACTTAATCGCGAAATCGACACAGTCGTTGACCGCAATGGAGACGCGCATCTTGGGTTTCTTGGCGATCAATTCTTCCATGGAGTTCACACCCAAGCGCGGCGACACCGCGATCACCAAGCGATCCCAGGACGGGAACACGGCCAATGCCCGCAGCGGACTTTTTTTCGTAAACGGCCCGACGCCGCGCACCGCCATGGACGGAATGATCGAAGGATTCAACCAGACCAGATCGAGCTTGCCGTTGGCGACCAACTTCGCGCCGTTGAGCCCACTGCACCAAGCCGGACTGACGCCGATAGTAAATGGATACGGCGGTCCCTTGCGTCCCTTTTTACCTCCGGGCAATTCGACCATAAGCCGAATCGCGCTGGTCAGCATCGTCGGTGCCTCTTCATAAAGCCCAGCAAGAATCTTCGTCGCCACCCGCGCCCGCATCAAGCTAGCGCTCATCGGTTTCACACTGCGATCGTCGTAAGCCACAATCTTTCTCCTTAAGGTGAATTGATGACAACGAACTATTCTGAATCCTGCACGCTGTCAACCTAATCCAACGAACGTAATGGCTTTCCTACGTTCGGTGGAAAGGCTATAAACAACGGGAAATAAGATATTTCCCGCAAAGACGCCAAGTCTCAAAGTTCGGACAATGAAGATCCTAATTTTTTCCGAACTTAGCGTCTTTGCGCCTTTGCGCGAGACAAATCCGATAAGGAGCCCAACACCATTCGCATCTTCCACTCTTTACGCTACCGCGACTACGCGATCTTCTGGTCCACCGATTTACTAGGCTCCCTCGGCCACTTCGTTCAGGAAGTCGCCTTATATTGGATCACGTATGAAATCACCGGTTCGGCGATGTCATTGGGAATTCTTGGCCTGTGCAGCGCGCTGCCCCGATTGATTCTCGGCGCCTTGAGCGGCGTCTTCGTCGACCGCTACGATCGCAAGCTGATGTTGATCCTGGTCAATCTCGTCTCGGTGCTGCCCATCGGAATTTTTTTGGCGATCCACAGTTTCGGCACGCTGGCGTTCTGGCATCTGCTGGTGTTGGAAATCCTCTCCGGCTCGATTCGCGCGATCAATCCCTCCGCGGCACAATCGATCCTCGCGGAACTGGTGCCGCGCGAACATGTCATGAACGCCGTCTCGCTCTACACCGTCGGCTTCAACATCGCGCGAACCGCGGGCCCATCCCTCGGCGGCGTGTTGATTTTGTTAATCGGCATCGATGGCTGCTATGCGGTGTTCGGCGCGACCCTTATCCTCGCGGGCATTGGCATGCTGTTTATTCATACGAATAAAGAACCCGCGGTGAAACGCGAAGAAAATTTCTTGCGCGAATTCAAAGAAGGTTTTCATTATGTCTGGCACGAACCGTTAATTTTAAGCAGCGTCATCGCCGCCTACACCTTCGCCGTGTTCATCGTCACCTACCAAAGTTTTCTTCCGGTGTTCGCCAAGGATATCTTGCAGGTCGGCCCGCGCGGACTGGGATTATTATTGGCGGCGCCAGGATTGGGCGGTATCGCGTCGCTGAGCTTTCTCGCATCGGTCGGCGAACGCTGGAACCGCGCCATGCTGCTCTGGGTCACGACCACGACGACGCCGATCTTTCTCATCCTCTTTTGTATCTCGCCGGTCTTCTGGCTGTCAGTTGCGTTGCTGGCACTAGTCGGCGCCGGCCAAGTGAGCTTTCGCACAATCAGCCGCGTGATCATCCAAATCGAAGCCCCGCGCAACCTCATGGGCCGCGTC is a window from the Deltaproteobacteria bacterium genome containing:
- a CDS encoding MFS transporter, with protein sequence MRIFHSLRYRDYAIFWSTDLLGSLGHFVQEVALYWITYEITGSAMSLGILGLCSALPRLILGALSGVFVDRYDRKLMLILVNLVSVLPIGIFLAIHSFGTLAFWHLLVLEILSGSIRAINPSAAQSILAELVPREHVMNAVSLYTVGFNIARTAGPSLGGVLILLIGIDGCYAVFGATLILAGIGMLFIHTNKEPAVKREENFLREFKEGFHYVWHEPLILSSVIAAYTFAVFIVTYQSFLPVFAKDILQVGPRGLGLLLAAPGLGGIASLSFLASVGERWNRAMLLWVTTTTTPIFLILFCISPVFWLSVALLALVGAGQVSFRTISRVIIQIEAPRNLMGRVMSVFNLDQGMRSIGSIVLGTAATFFGASLGIALTAGASLIITTALFYRLLGKTNDR